In the Diospyros lotus cultivar Yz01 chromosome 13, ASM1463336v1, whole genome shotgun sequence genome, ttttttttcattttgatgtgTAATTTCCAATAGTAATTCTTTGTGTTTTGTTCTGTAGAGATGTCTCTTGAAGCAATGGAACAACCTGCAACTGAGGTTGAATTTAAACCAATGGAGCAACCTGCAAATGAGGTTGAATTTAACCCAGAGAAGCTTGAAGAAGTGAAAGAGGCAGGCCCACAGTTCCACTGCGATCTTTGTGATACAGAAATTGTTCATAAGATGGCACAAGAGTTCCTTCCAGGATTAGCCTCAGCCTGTGTAGACAACACAACTGGAGGTCTATTCAGAAGCCCTGCTTCAGTTGCTGTTGACATGAGAAAAGAAATGGTAGAATATCTCACGCAGAGAAGCGAAACATTTGTGGCAGAATCTGTAGTCTTGGATGGTGGTCCAGAAGCAGAAGTGTCCGACCATCCTTAtgatataatttctaattttattgatgatttctcaaGTTCAAAGCGGAACTTCTTTAGTAAGGTATCAGGATGGGTACTAAGTGAAAGGAGAGAAGACAGAATAGATGACTTTGTACAAGAGATGGAATTAAATGGCTTTTGGTTGTTGGAGAGACGGGAAGCCATTGCACAAAGTTTGCTTAAGAATGTTGACTTTAAAAACACATTTCACTGCAGTATGACATTCAACTCTGAAGAAGAGCTCTCCGAGCATAAGCCACATTGCGGTTTCAGGACCTTGAACTGCATGAATGAAGGTTGTACTGCCAGATTTTCTGCAGCTCAATTGGAAAATCATGACTCAGTGTGCCCGTTTAAGATACTTCCATGTGAGCAGAAATGCGCTGATAGTATCATGAGGCGTGAAATGGACAGGCACTGTATAACTATATGTCCAATGAAGATTGTAAATTGCCCCTTCTTTTCAGTGGGTTGTCAGTCTTCCATTCCTCAGAGTACCAGTGAACAACATCGTTTGGAGTCTCTCCCTGATCACGTGCTGTATACTCTCCAATCCATTCACAAGGATATACATATCGAGGATCTTAAGAAACGGGCAGAACAAGTAGAAAAGGTGAGTCTTAATCATGTTTagaaaatttgttaaatttaaaacatgttAGTGACTGACAGATAAGTATTATATATGTTGGGAAAAAATTGTTGACTTGGCTGTTTTTGATGATTTTAAGCTAATGGCAGCAGTGAAATTAACTGTTGAACTTGTGCAAATCTAACTGATTGTCTTGTCGTTTATCTACCTCCgaattttctttgttgtttgcTTATCTAGTGTATAAGGAAGGAACTACAATTCTTAAAAGCTTTAAGTTTTCTGCTATGGACCTCATAAGCTAAAGAAATAAAACACGAGACACCTAGAAGGTTAGAGTTCGAAATCTTGGCCATCAGAAGGATATCCTACAAATCTGCAAcacttctctttgtttttttccttGGGGAACTTCCTGCAAAATTACTGTTTTCGTTGCATGTCTATTTGGTAACTTTCTGTCCATTTCAAATCCAATAAACATTTATAGAAGACCAAATCCCCCTCCCACTCCCCCTTCATCTAAAATTACAATGCCTGTGATATTTAtgctatcttttctttttggggcTAACAACCTATATTTATTCTATCAAACACgaataatcaaaattacacTCTGTGCGGATTCTTCAGTTATATCTAATAATGtatgcctttttcttttttttttggttgtgtgGCAGGCATCAACTCTTCGAAAATTAACAAGAGCTCGGGATGTCAGATCAATGACCACTGTAATCAAGGAGGTTGAAGTTGAGCTTGGGCCAATTGAAATCACCCCTAGGCCCGAAGAAAATCCCACAGAGACAGAGGCACCAAATGCAGAAGAAGAGAACACACAGTTACCTACCAACAAAGAAGAGGGTCCAGAGTTACTCAGCAAAAAGGAAGAGGGTCCGGAGTTACTCAGCATAAAGGAAGAGGGTCCGGAGTTACTCAGCAAAAAAGAAGAGGTTGCGGCATCGTCAGGTGAAAAGGAAGAAGCACTCATGAAATCACCCAGTAAAAAGGATGAGCTCATGGACTCAGGCGATCGAAAGGAAGACCACACGGAGTCATCCATTACAAAAGAAGATCGCAATAATGAGTCAGGCCCCAAAGCAGAAGAATGCACCGATCACCCTATAGAAAGTAAGAGCTTGTCAGTCAGTACCCATGAGAACGGGAAACTCCAGGAAGAAGAGTTCAGCGACTTCTCACTCAAAGATGACGACAACACCACCAATTCAGCCACCAAAACAGAAGAAAGCACACAGAGTACCACCAAATTAGAGGAGCACAAACAGTTTCCCACTAAACAAGAAGAATTGAGCACAAGTCTCTAATAAATTTGATGGGAAATGGAACCGAGGAAATCTGGACTAAGTTCAGACCAATCAATCTTGCTATTCCAGCTAACTTCATCCATGAAACAACAACAGCCTTCTATTGTAATGGAGAGGTCATCTCCTTCTCTTGCCTTTTTTGGGGGGGTTAAGTTGCTTGGGCTATTATACAACATTGTTTTATTGGTAACCATTTATGCCTATGTCCCTAGGGTTGGCTCCTTGTTGCTTTggctttttctttattattttttcatttttttttctaattcattTTGACTCCATGTttgattcattcattcaatGGAGAAAAGTTTTTGGTTCCTGTTCTATTGGTTGCATTAGCATGTATTTCACTTGCTAATCACTTCTTTTCTCCAATGCTCTTAAATCTTCCCataaaattaagggagaatGGTTTGTCTAGTGttttatatgataataaaatttcattaaaattaaaaaaaaattacaaaatgactgTAATGCCAACTTTGTTGTATACCATAGAATATTGGACAATAAAGAACCAatcatgtgcaaaatatgaatataacaaaTGGAATGACATTACAA is a window encoding:
- the LOC127789140 gene encoding uncharacterized protein LOC127789140, translating into MSLEAMEQPATEVEFKPMEQPANEVEFNPEKLEEVKEAGPQFHCDLCDTEIVHKMAQEFLPGLASACVDNTTGGLFRSPASVAVDMRKEMVEYLTQRSETFVAESVVLDGGPEAEVSDHPYDIISNFIDDFSSSKRNFFSKVSGWVLSERREDRIDDFVQEMELNGFWLLERREAIAQSLLKNVDFKNTFHCSMTFNSEEELSEHKPHCGFRTLNCMNEGCTARFSAAQLENHDSVCPFKILPCEQKCADSIMRREMDRHCITICPMKIVNCPFFSVGCQSSIPQSTSEQHRLESLPDHVLYTLQSIHKDIHIEDLKKRAEQVEKASTLRKLTRARDVRSMTTVIKEVEVELGPIEITPRPEENPTETEAPNAEEENTQLPTNKEEGPELLSKKEEGPELLSIKEEGPELLSKKEEVAASSGEKEEALMKSPSKKDELMDSGDRKEDHTESSITKEDRNNESGPKAEECTDHPIESKSLSVSTHENGKLQEEEFSDFSLKDDDNTTNSATKTEESTQSTTKLEEHKQFPTKQEELSTSL